Below is a genomic region from Amphiura filiformis chromosome 19, Afil_fr2py, whole genome shotgun sequence.
GGACGGTCAAAATGTAATATTTCTACTAACGATTCAGTCATAAGTCACTTATCGTCTGGTAATACAAGCTGTACCTGCGCTTGATTGTCCTCTACATTGCATCTGACATTTAAGGATTAATACACCATGTTGTAATCCGATACTATGTTATATGGATGATGAGAGAATGGCGGCACCTTTGATGTGTGGAATGTTAATGATATTTGTGGCAGCAGCGGTTGATGTTACATCAGGACAGGTGTTTTCTGCGCACCCAGTGAATTCCACAGTTTTGCAGGGTGGAATAGCGGACTTTCGATGTCGATTGAATGGGGTGTATCCGTGTACCAATATATACTGGGTGAAATACGTTGGATCGGGAAATGTTAGATATCGAACTAAGAAGTATATTTCAACATGTGTAGGTTTAACGGATCGGAAATATTTTGATGAAACGAGATACTCTGTGACTAAACAAAACATAAATGAATATAGACTGGAGATAAGGGATATTAGGCCTAGTGACGCAGGGGCGTATGGGTGCGTTTATCAGGATAATAATATGAATGTAAATCGCCCATCTGCCATCGCGTCTTTGATTGTATTGAACAGTTGGCCTAGACCTAATTGTAATGTTACTCCAAGAAACCCTGTAGTCGGAGAAACAGTCAAATTTACATGCTCGCCACCAGCGGGATCTCCGAGTTTGCCATTAACTTGGACCTATCGAAAATCAGCTGACTTTGGTGGGACAATGACGGTACACCCTAGACAAAGTTATGACATTATGTGGCAACTGAGGACTACGGAAAATTACGAGTACTTTACATGCTTTGCGGGATATGGAAATGCTGTTAAGGGTTGCACCGTAAGCCCTTTGAAAATACCCCCTACACCTGTAGTTTCACCTGTTATAGTGCGCAAAGTGGAAGGCGATAATGCCGAATTTCAATGCCAGGTTGTAATAAGTACACCGTCAATCAAGTCACGTGTGTGGTTTGTCGTTGATGGAGATCAAAAATTGCATAGATTTTCAAACTCTTCAGGACGGTATAGAGTACTAGATGACAACGCATCATTCCGGATAAAACATGTAACAGAGAGAGATAACAACACGCATGTTTGGTGTACTGCTAGAAACGAACGTGGAATATATTCTGAAGCGACTGGAACGGCTAGATTACTTGTAATGTCACAAGGCTCACATATAATACGAAATACGATAGAGGATGCGGTAAGAGATTCCGTCAGCGAATATGACGAAGAACAGATGTCATCAGTGGATGATATCTCGGCATCTGACAACACAAATGGCGCGAAAGGGCATTCAGCAGCAGTTGCTGGGGGAACAGCCGCTGCCATCTTTTtggtagttgtagttatagtatTGTGGATATACTTGCTAAAAGGGCGGCTTAAAACTATGAAGAAAAAGATTAGAGGGAGTCCTGATTCCCAAAACGATTCTTCTCCGCTGACTATTCTAACAACAGATAAAACGTATGACAGAGGTCTTGAGATGTGCGAGTATAATGAGCCGCCGGATGTGACAAAAGTCACTCCATCCACGCAATCACTCGCAAGTCGCCAACAACGGGATATAGACG
It encodes:
- the LOC140141448 gene encoding uncharacterized protein, with translation MDDERMAAPLMCGMLMIFVAAAVDVTSGQVFSAHPVNSTVLQGGIADFRCRLNGVYPCTNIYWVKYVGSGNVRYRTKKYISTCVGLTDRKYFDETRYSVTKQNINEYRLEIRDIRPSDAGAYGCVYQDNNMNVNRPSAIASLIVLNSWPRPNCNVTPRNPVVGETVKFTCSPPAGSPSLPLTWTYRKSADFGGTMTVHPRQSYDIMWQLRTTENYEYFTCFAGYGNAVKGCTVSPLKIPPTPVVSPVIVRKVEGDNAEFQCQVVISTPSIKSRVWFVVDGDQKLHRFSNSSGRYRVLDDNASFRIKHVTERDNNTHVWCTARNERGIYSEATGTARLLVMSQGSHIIRNTIEDAVRDSVSEYDEEQMSSVDDISASDNTNGAKGHSAAVAGGTAAAIFLVVVVIVLWIYLLKGRLKTMKKKIRGSPDSQNDSSPLTILTTDKTYDRGLEMCEYNEPPDVTKVTPSTQSLASRQQRDIDDVVVYALPFSKGSETMRPMPFRSSHDYHTKTQTLPARHGRSRKTHTVCMTYQDNKGSSLPATPLLSRRTTKRRGTATEDVKADFRDRQASFIPANHRSHGRASCRIPMQAPVLSQCNIDNRASSLPNSPQTVRASRRRHTKDEIVLYALPLQKGGGTLRMKSSSSVADIIKNDANDLISKKRSRFGTSVSKGKKRSLVSSLSLTELRFGSRKSIKLSSEQRQRKNIEGLVYADLELSTGSMGDKESIIGEDERTVYADIKGISMDL